In Brevibacillus brevis NBRC 100599, a single genomic region encodes these proteins:
- a CDS encoding phage baseplate assembly protein V — MSFDHWFYQDEITEEERARIHGVIVGIVTNNEDPEKLSRVKLKLPLVDNERETDWVRIATLFAGKDRGSLFIPEVGDEVLVAFHWGDVREPFVIGMLWNKENKGPEMAEKNNIRKITTRAGHEVIFGDDPNDGKITIATKKGQQVELSDKDESIVLTESSGNNQISIKGGSANEVTVKSGSSTITLNAKGQVTIQSDTSLTIKSTQLNLEAQGAMSIKAGASLNIKSDGIVAINGSVIKLN, encoded by the coding sequence ATGAGCTTTGATCATTGGTTCTACCAGGATGAAATCACAGAAGAAGAACGGGCTAGGATCCACGGAGTCATTGTCGGCATTGTGACGAACAACGAAGACCCGGAAAAGCTCTCGCGTGTAAAGCTGAAGCTGCCTCTGGTGGATAACGAGCGGGAGACAGATTGGGTGCGAATTGCCACTCTCTTTGCAGGAAAAGATCGCGGCAGCCTGTTTATTCCGGAGGTAGGCGACGAGGTGCTGGTCGCTTTTCACTGGGGAGATGTACGCGAGCCATTTGTGATCGGGATGTTATGGAATAAGGAAAACAAAGGCCCGGAAATGGCGGAGAAAAACAACATCCGAAAAATCACGACCCGAGCTGGCCATGAAGTGATTTTTGGCGATGATCCCAATGACGGGAAGATCACGATTGCCACGAAAAAAGGACAACAGGTGGAGCTGTCGGACAAGGATGAGAGTATTGTGCTGACGGAGAGCAGCGGAAACAACCAAATCTCCATCAAAGGCGGCAGCGCCAATGAAGTTACGGTGAAGAGCGGCTCAAGTACGATTACGTTGAATGCAAAAGGGCAAGTGACCATTCAGTCAGACACATCACTGACAATCAAGTCCACCCAGCTAAATCTGGAGGCACAGGGAGCTATGTCGATTAAAGCAGGAGCGTCCCTGAACATCAAATCTGACGGTATTGTTGCCATCAACGGTTCGGTGATCAAATTGAATTAA
- a CDS encoding phage late control D family protein: protein MSELKLTTDHHSFDDLRQTYNNFHSPALEILVGGKKLISQVGVAITKATINSSLEGKADTFSFSVTNAFDTAAWEFRWVDDFLVPGNEIEIQLGYGTELSSLFYGHITAVSFSCEETPTITVKGMDKSFLLMVDNKSTAWNKKKYSDVVKELGQKYGLSTHVDDTVQTIETITKTVSETDFQFINRLAKICNYDFFIVGKNLYFRKPLSNMTPVLTLIWGVSLRSFSVDVNIASQASSYTVRWVDKDKTTVLQEAKATSADIGKLGTNSKTSADLLRAIGDYFDKYESTKKLDSPEEIKAVAKARLNQLAMNLLDGNCEAIGLPEIRAGRYITLEGMGKKLSQPYYITSVTHTIDVASGYVTTFQVKGNTI, encoded by the coding sequence ATGAGCGAATTGAAATTGACGACAGACCACCATTCCTTCGATGACCTGCGCCAAACATACAACAACTTTCATTCCCCAGCCTTGGAAATACTCGTTGGAGGGAAAAAGCTCATCAGCCAGGTAGGTGTCGCCATTACGAAAGCAACGATCAACTCTAGCCTGGAAGGTAAAGCAGATACGTTCTCGTTTTCGGTAACCAATGCTTTTGATACGGCAGCGTGGGAGTTCCGCTGGGTAGATGACTTTTTGGTTCCTGGCAATGAAATTGAAATTCAGCTGGGCTATGGAACCGAGCTATCCAGCCTCTTTTACGGACATATTACAGCCGTTTCGTTTTCATGCGAGGAGACGCCTACCATAACGGTAAAAGGGATGGACAAATCGTTCCTGCTTATGGTCGATAACAAGTCTACCGCCTGGAATAAAAAGAAATACAGCGATGTCGTGAAAGAGCTGGGACAAAAATACGGCTTGTCGACGCATGTGGATGATACGGTTCAGACAATCGAGACCATTACCAAGACGGTGTCCGAGACTGACTTTCAGTTTATCAATCGTCTTGCGAAAATTTGTAACTACGACTTTTTTATCGTCGGGAAGAACTTGTATTTTCGTAAGCCACTGAGCAACATGACGCCGGTCCTTACCTTGATTTGGGGAGTTTCGTTGCGCAGCTTTTCCGTCGATGTCAACATTGCTTCTCAAGCCTCCTCCTATACGGTGCGATGGGTAGACAAGGACAAAACAACGGTGCTTCAGGAAGCGAAAGCAACGAGCGCAGATATCGGGAAGCTCGGGACGAATTCGAAGACAAGCGCTGATCTGCTGCGAGCAATCGGTGATTATTTTGATAAATACGAGTCTACGAAAAAGCTGGACTCACCTGAGGAGATAAAAGCAGTCGCCAAGGCACGCCTGAATCAACTCGCCATGAACCTTCTCGACGGCAACTGTGAGGCCATTGGTCTGCCAGAAATACGTGCTGGCCGTTATATCACACTAGAGGGCATGGGGAAAAAGCTGAGTCAACCTTATTACATCACATCTGTCACACACACCATCGATGTGGCATCTGGCTATGTCACGACGTTTCAAGTGAAGGGAAATACGATATGA
- a CDS encoding CIS tube protein — translation MMGQEKKAKILVDRNGQGDFKESISVLFNPSEYKVDASNNYSWQKILGQSVPVGMFTSGDIETLSVDLFFDTYEAGVDVRAFTNQVLGLMAVEKKISTPPLCKFVWDSFQFTGVVEKVSQRFTMFLDQGTPVRATLGVTFKGTSVKKSADDIGTAREKVAQQMVNQGDQLHLMAYRSYNDSSKWRNIANANQIDNPRLLKPATTLHVPLVR, via the coding sequence ATGATGGGTCAGGAGAAAAAGGCCAAAATTTTAGTGGATCGCAACGGGCAAGGTGACTTCAAGGAGAGTATTTCCGTTCTCTTTAACCCTTCGGAATACAAGGTCGATGCTTCCAACAACTACTCGTGGCAAAAGATATTGGGGCAATCGGTACCAGTCGGAATGTTCACGAGCGGTGATATCGAGACATTATCGGTCGACTTGTTTTTTGATACATACGAGGCTGGAGTGGATGTGCGTGCATTCACCAATCAAGTGCTGGGACTGATGGCCGTAGAAAAGAAAATCAGTACGCCGCCCCTATGCAAATTTGTCTGGGACAGCTTTCAATTCACCGGTGTTGTTGAAAAGGTTTCGCAGCGGTTTACGATGTTTCTCGATCAAGGGACACCGGTACGAGCTACGTTAGGCGTCACATTTAAAGGCACGAGCGTGAAAAAGTCCGCGGACGATATCGGGACTGCAAGAGAAAAGGTCGCACAACAAATGGTCAACCAAGGAGACCAGCTGCACTTGATGGCGTATCGCTCGTACAATGATTCGTCGAAATGGCGTAACATTGCGAACGCCAATCAGATCGACAATCCCAGACTTCTAAAACCGGCTACTACCCTACATGTGCCACTAGTGAGGTGA
- a CDS encoding putative baseplate assembly protein — MKPPLVDPRDMQAVIRKMREMVPFYTPEWRFTPEDPDSGTALFLLFADMLMNNRERLNQVPERNFIAFLNMLGAGMAQARPAETFLAFELSTGVQKPVWIPAGTKVSGKSALGDEVVFETDQSMLATPSLPTDLLFSNGSRDFLTDATSWLGTNAPLPLFDCKALPNQQEHCWYLGHEDLFCLGDRASIQLTMVSNQERYLESLLTEKLANPELVEWTYLSEGEWVLFDKIEADQNRLRLEKKQRKKWESSQVQGIENRWLRCRVKPGMIHEWMKNGGSTSLTQIKMKTDYLPTDDPEGLAPDMLFSNDVQVSGSGCLAFGEQLAPYGMFFLSCEEALTKPGSTVALRFRMKTVPYPATHLSQPEPKWKWIMKESSFEPPATTPVTVSKVVWEYWNGSGWMVLLSGDDREKLFASTDSDEEIVVAFTCPGDLQPTTVQSQYGYWIRVRILQVEGLYGPNPVYMAPWLEDMRLTYSYRESLHEPEAILTQNDLDWQQPVSTGNHQASFQPFLPSECLHPVVYFGFEQPPLQGPLSFYFPFLPMEESPGAAPIVKWEYKRGDRGATTWAKLQTIDQTAGFTESGTVRFAGPFDMEKSKMFERERYWIRAVNVDNRLGGVASDARHPVLSGFYPNTIRAIQQETIRNEMAERIAEGPQAEYRLIRHPVMDEEVWVDETGFFLPSERKSWLEHPENRVDILYDSEGNEQKCWVLWQRVEHLHDSGPDDRHYCLESASGKILFGDGRHGRELPQTGLGSVRVTYKVGGGTAGNLPAGQLNQLEQSIPFVQAVSNPVPASGGSNRELLTEALQRGPQTIKHRYRAVTAEDFEWLVREAHPGIVKVKCLPNRNSRLQKEAGHVTVIVLPAAGCFGTPFLELRRSVTNYLLTHAAATIASPERIHVREPVYLEIAVTAELAVGALDEIVEVELETLGKLSRFLDPISGNLHGGGWEIGQRVHPSLLFALLKSVKGVRFVDHLTLAVFRTENGQRKEMLASEYETIVHGIVTEGAHRISVRVHEGQAAYPPKH; from the coding sequence GTGAAGCCACCTTTGGTCGATCCACGGGATATGCAGGCAGTCATCCGAAAAATGCGCGAAATGGTGCCCTTCTACACACCGGAGTGGCGCTTCACGCCAGAAGATCCTGATTCAGGTACGGCTTTATTTCTCCTTTTCGCAGACATGCTGATGAATAATCGTGAGCGTTTGAATCAAGTCCCGGAGCGAAATTTTATCGCTTTTCTCAATATGCTTGGTGCCGGGATGGCTCAGGCAAGACCGGCAGAAACCTTTTTGGCATTTGAATTGAGTACGGGCGTGCAAAAGCCAGTGTGGATTCCGGCGGGCACAAAAGTTTCGGGGAAGTCTGCCCTTGGCGATGAAGTGGTTTTTGAAACCGATCAGTCTATGCTGGCTACCCCCTCTCTTCCAACAGACCTGTTGTTTTCCAATGGCAGTCGAGACTTCTTAACAGATGCAACGAGTTGGCTTGGAACAAATGCACCGCTCCCTCTCTTTGACTGCAAGGCTTTGCCTAATCAGCAGGAGCATTGCTGGTATTTGGGGCATGAGGACTTGTTTTGTTTAGGAGATCGTGCTTCGATTCAGCTCACGATGGTTTCTAATCAGGAACGCTACCTGGAATCCTTGCTGACAGAGAAGCTAGCGAATCCCGAACTGGTCGAGTGGACGTATCTGTCAGAGGGCGAATGGGTTTTGTTCGACAAGATCGAGGCTGATCAAAATCGGCTTCGCTTGGAAAAAAAGCAACGGAAAAAATGGGAGTCTAGTCAAGTGCAAGGAATCGAAAACCGTTGGCTTCGTTGTCGAGTGAAGCCAGGCATGATTCATGAGTGGATGAAAAATGGCGGGAGCACCTCTCTGACCCAAATCAAGATGAAGACGGATTATTTGCCGACAGATGATCCGGAGGGCCTTGCACCCGACATGCTTTTCTCCAATGATGTGCAGGTTTCTGGGAGTGGTTGCCTTGCGTTTGGCGAGCAGCTCGCACCGTATGGCATGTTTTTTTTGTCCTGTGAAGAGGCGTTGACGAAGCCTGGAAGTACGGTTGCCCTGCGTTTTCGGATGAAGACAGTGCCTTATCCTGCAACGCATCTATCACAGCCGGAACCGAAATGGAAATGGATCATGAAGGAATCTTCCTTTGAACCTCCTGCGACAACACCCGTCACTGTTAGCAAGGTGGTATGGGAATACTGGAATGGCAGTGGATGGATGGTGCTTCTGTCAGGAGACGACCGTGAGAAGCTGTTCGCCAGCACTGATTCGGATGAGGAGATTGTGGTTGCCTTTACGTGTCCAGGTGATTTGCAGCCGACAACCGTGCAATCCCAGTATGGTTATTGGATTCGTGTAAGAATTCTTCAAGTGGAAGGCTTATATGGCCCGAATCCTGTATACATGGCCCCGTGGCTGGAAGATATGCGTCTGACCTACTCGTACCGAGAGTCGCTGCATGAGCCCGAAGCGATTCTCACACAGAACGACTTGGATTGGCAGCAACCTGTCAGTACAGGCAATCATCAGGCTAGCTTCCAGCCGTTTTTGCCGTCCGAATGCTTGCATCCCGTCGTCTACTTTGGATTTGAGCAGCCGCCATTACAAGGACCGCTCTCTTTCTACTTTCCTTTTCTACCAATGGAAGAATCCCCAGGGGCTGCTCCGATTGTGAAATGGGAATACAAGCGAGGAGATAGAGGTGCGACGACTTGGGCCAAGCTGCAAACGATTGATCAGACCGCTGGTTTTACGGAAAGCGGTACCGTACGTTTCGCTGGTCCTTTTGATATGGAAAAAAGCAAAATGTTTGAACGGGAGCGTTATTGGATTCGCGCCGTCAACGTAGACAATCGTCTGGGAGGAGTCGCTTCGGATGCACGACACCCCGTCCTAAGCGGCTTTTATCCGAATACGATACGAGCCATTCAACAGGAGACGATTCGCAATGAAATGGCAGAGCGGATAGCAGAGGGACCACAAGCCGAGTACAGACTGATTCGACATCCCGTCATGGACGAAGAGGTATGGGTAGATGAAACAGGCTTCTTTTTGCCGAGTGAACGAAAGAGTTGGCTGGAGCATCCAGAAAATCGGGTGGACATTCTCTACGATTCTGAAGGGAACGAGCAAAAATGCTGGGTTCTGTGGCAGCGAGTTGAGCATCTGCACGATTCAGGCCCGGATGATCGCCATTACTGCTTGGAGAGTGCTAGCGGAAAAATTTTGTTTGGCGATGGCCGACACGGTAGGGAGCTTCCTCAAACCGGACTCGGTTCCGTGAGGGTGACGTATAAGGTCGGAGGGGGAACAGCAGGAAATCTTCCAGCCGGGCAGTTGAATCAACTGGAACAATCGATTCCGTTCGTCCAAGCTGTCAGCAATCCGGTGCCTGCGAGTGGAGGAAGTAATCGGGAATTGCTGACGGAAGCTTTGCAGCGCGGTCCACAGACAATCAAGCATCGCTATCGAGCGGTGACGGCAGAAGATTTCGAATGGCTCGTCCGTGAAGCGCATCCGGGGATCGTCAAGGTGAAGTGTTTGCCGAATCGGAACAGCCGCCTGCAAAAAGAAGCAGGGCATGTCACTGTGATCGTATTGCCCGCAGCGGGATGCTTCGGCACACCATTTTTGGAGCTTCGGCGTTCTGTCACGAACTACTTGCTGACACATGCGGCAGCGACGATAGCCTCTCCCGAACGGATTCATGTCAGGGAGCCTGTCTACTTGGAAATTGCGGTGACAGCAGAGCTGGCAGTGGGGGCTTTGGACGAAATCGTGGAGGTAGAGCTGGAGACACTTGGCAAGCTCTCGCGATTCCTTGACCCGATATCGGGAAATCTGCACGGTGGGGGCTGGGAAATAGGCCAGCGTGTGCACCCTTCGCTCTTGTTTGCCTTGTTGAAATCCGTAAAGGGCGTCCGCTTTGTGGATCATCTGACCTTGGCTGTATTTCGAACGGAAAATGGGCAACGAAAGGAAATGCTCGCTTCTGAATATGAAACGATCGTACATGGGATTGTCACAGAGGGTGCGCATCGAATCAGCGTCCGCGTTCACGAAGGCCAGGCTGCCTACCCACCCAAACATTGA
- a CDS encoding GPW/gp25 family protein codes for MQQPFGEKGWKFPIQVDQATGRIRLSDYEDDIAEAIRIILSTAKGERVMRPKFGSGLQGFMFDGTDGTSLALLQSDIAEAIMIWEPRVRDVQVEAKVDKTHSETVNVTISYTVRATNKGYQLLYPVHRLGPHG; via the coding sequence ATGCAGCAGCCATTCGGTGAAAAAGGATGGAAGTTCCCTATTCAGGTGGATCAGGCTACAGGCCGTATTCGTTTGTCCGACTACGAGGATGACATCGCAGAAGCCATTCGCATCATTCTTTCCACAGCAAAGGGTGAGCGTGTGATGCGACCGAAATTCGGGAGCGGATTGCAAGGCTTCATGTTTGATGGCACGGACGGAACGAGCCTGGCCTTGCTCCAGTCGGACATCGCAGAAGCGATCATGATCTGGGAACCACGTGTGCGGGATGTGCAGGTGGAGGCGAAGGTCGACAAGACTCATTCCGAAACGGTGAACGTTACGATTAGTTATACCGTACGTGCGACAAACAAAGGGTATCAGCTGTTGTATCCAGTCCACCGTCTCGGTCCACATGGATAG